The Zobellia alginiliquefaciens genome contains a region encoding:
- a CDS encoding tRNA (guanine-N1)-methyltransferase, with protein MKGFRILLLITALLAYNLQFAQEDETQDELSLDKGAIDSQFEFIFTKSGNYRSDGKKYEVVRTISLEKLRQNVLDSLKGYNKRVGELKATIGGHESTIGSLNKKLEETTNNLAGVTEEKDSMSFLGIMVAKSTYNGILWTVIFSLLALLLFFIYRFRNSNILTQEAKTNLSELETEYEDHRRRALEREQKISRQLQDEINKYKKQK; from the coding sequence ATGAAAGGCTTTAGAATCCTGTTACTTATAACGGCTTTATTAGCATATAACCTACAATTTGCCCAAGAGGACGAAACTCAAGATGAGTTATCTCTTGATAAAGGGGCCATAGATAGTCAATTTGAATTTATTTTCACCAAATCCGGTAATTACCGTTCAGATGGAAAGAAGTATGAAGTTGTTCGCACGATATCTTTAGAAAAACTTCGTCAAAACGTTCTTGACTCCTTAAAAGGATACAATAAAAGGGTCGGCGAACTGAAGGCTACTATTGGAGGTCATGAATCTACCATAGGTTCGTTAAACAAAAAGCTAGAAGAAACCACCAATAACCTTGCAGGTGTAACCGAAGAGAAAGATAGTATGTCTTTCTTAGGTATTATGGTTGCAAAAAGCACCTATAATGGTATCCTTTGGACGGTTATCTTTTCTCTTTTAGCATTATTACTTTTCTTTATCTATAGATTTAGAAACAGTAATATATTAACGCAAGAAGCCAAGACTAATTTATCCGAACTTGAAACCGAGTATGAAGACCACCGCAGAAGGGCTTTAGAAAGAGAGCAAAAAATTAGTAGGCAGCTACAAGATGAGATAAACAAATACAAGAAACAGAAATAA
- a CDS encoding GNAT family N-acetyltransferase, translating to MKIIQADESHIPVLAPLFDKYRVFYNQSSDIDAARLFLKERISKSESIVFIAFADAQPVGFTQLYTTFSSVSMKSYYILNDLYVNESSREKGIGAALLTRAQEFCIKKGYKGLALETAVDNPAQKLYEKLGWQKDSHAFHYFWPTNL from the coding sequence ATGAAAATAATACAAGCTGACGAATCTCATATTCCTGTCTTAGCACCACTGTTTGATAAGTATAGAGTATTTTATAACCAAAGTTCCGATATAGATGCCGCCCGTTTATTTTTAAAAGAACGGATTTCTAAATCTGAATCTATTGTTTTCATTGCTTTTGCAGATGCACAACCTGTAGGCTTCACGCAGTTGTACACTACGTTTTCTTCGGTTTCCATGAAAAGCTATTACATATTGAATGACCTCTATGTAAATGAATCCAGCCGGGAGAAAGGAATTGGTGCCGCTTTATTGACCAGAGCACAGGAATTCTGTATTAAAAAAGGGTATAAAGGTCTAGCTTTGGAAACCGCAGTTGATAATCCCGCACAAAAGCTTTACGAAAAGCTAGGTTGGCAAAAAGATTCGCACGCTTTTCACTACTTTTGGCCCACCAATTTATAG
- the trmD gene encoding tRNA (guanosine(37)-N1)-methyltransferase TrmD yields the protein MRIDIITVLPELLESPFGASILKRAIDKGLVEVHMHNIRDYTDKSYNQVDDYQFGGGAGMVLMIEPIDKCISALKAERDYDEVIYMTPDGETLNQRIANSMSLLNNVIILCGHYKGVDQRIRDAYITREISIGDYVLSGGELGAAILCDAVIRLIPGVLNNETSALTDTFQDDLLAPPVYTRPSEYKGMKVPDILLSGNFPKIEKWREDQAQKRTEERRPDLLK from the coding sequence ATGCGCATTGATATTATAACCGTTTTGCCCGAATTGCTAGAAAGTCCGTTTGGAGCATCTATTTTAAAAAGAGCTATTGACAAGGGTCTTGTTGAGGTGCATATGCACAACATAAGAGACTATACGGACAAAAGCTACAACCAAGTAGACGATTACCAATTTGGTGGCGGAGCCGGTATGGTTCTTATGATAGAGCCTATTGACAAGTGTATTTCAGCTTTAAAAGCGGAAAGGGACTATGACGAAGTCATCTATATGACACCGGACGGTGAAACTTTAAACCAAAGAATAGCCAACAGCATGTCTTTACTTAATAATGTCATTATCCTTTGTGGTCATTACAAAGGAGTTGATCAAAGAATAAGGGATGCCTATATTACGCGTGAGATTTCAATTGGAGATTATGTCCTTTCCGGAGGGGAATTAGGTGCGGCAATTCTTTGCGATGCTGTTATTAGGTTAATCCCTGGTGTTCTCAACAATGAGACATCCGCTCTTACAGATACCTTTCAAGATGACCTATTGGCTCCTCCCGTATACACTAGGCCATCAGAATATAAAGGAATGAAAGTACCGGATATACTTTTGAGCGGCAACTTTCCTAAAATTGAAAAATGGAGGGAAGATCAAGCGCAAAAAAGAACAGAAGAACGTAGACCGGATCTATTAAAATAA
- the rplS gene encoding 50S ribosomal protein L19 encodes MEELLKFVEDEFVPKKEFPKFSAGDTITVYYEIKEGEKTRTQFFRGVVIQRRGSGSTETFTIRKMSGTVGVERIFPINMPALQKVEVNKKGKVRRARIFYFRGLTGKKARIKEVRS; translated from the coding sequence ATGGAAGAATTATTAAAATTCGTAGAAGACGAGTTTGTTCCAAAAAAAGAATTTCCAAAATTTTCAGCTGGTGACACTATTACTGTGTACTATGAAATTAAGGAAGGTGAAAAAACACGTACTCAGTTCTTTAGAGGTGTTGTTATCCAAAGAAGAGGTTCTGGTTCTACCGAGACTTTTACAATCCGTAAAATGTCAGGTACAGTTGGTGTAGAGCGTATTTTCCCAATAAACATGCCAGCCCTACAGAAGGTTGAAGTTAATAAGAAAGGTAAAGTACGTAGAGCTCGTATCTTCTACTTTAGAGGCCTTACCGGTAAAAAAGCACGTATCAAAGAGGTTCGTTCTTAA
- a CDS encoding NADP-dependent isocitrate dehydrogenase, with the protein MSKIFYTKTDEAPALATQSFLPIVKAFTKTANITIETKDISLAGRIIAAFPDFLKEDQKIADDLEELGALAKKPEANIIKLPNISASVPQLKEAIKELQDKGYDLPNYPDEPTNETEEAIKNRYHKVKGSAVNPVLREGNSDRRAPRAVKNYAKQNPHSMGAWSSDSKTHVATMDHGDFKANEKSLTLPSATDVRIELAKDNGDTVVLKEKISLLEGEIIDATVLSKNALVAFLKEQVKDAKDQGVLFSLHMKATMMKVSDPIIFGHAVEVFFADVFNKYADTFKKAGIRANDGLENLFAKLNDLPADQKEAIETDIQKAINEGPDLAMVNSDKGITNLHVPSDIIIDASMPAMIRNSGQMWNAEGKPQDTKAVIPDSSYAEIYSATIDFCKEHGAFDPTTMGTVPNVGLMAQKAEEYGSHDKTFEISTAGTVKVVDTNSGETLKEHTVEAGDIWRMCQVKDAPIQDWIKLAVSRARATNDPAVFWLDEDRAHDAELIKKVNAYLPNFDTAGLDIRILSPKKATEFTLARMKEGKDTISVSGNVLRDYLTDLFPILEVGTSAKMLSIVPLMNGGGLFETGAGGSAPKHVEQFLEEGHLRWDSLGEFLALGVSLDFYGEKNENEKARILGDALDSATEKFLINDKSPSRKVKEIDTRGSHFYLAMYWAEALANQSKDAELQATFKKVYEAIESQESTIIDELIKAQGQAQEIGGYYKPNQELAAKAMRPSQTFNSILDTL; encoded by the coding sequence ATGTCCAAAATATTTTATACGAAAACAGATGAAGCTCCGGCTTTAGCTACGCAATCATTTTTACCAATTGTTAAGGCATTTACTAAAACTGCCAACATTACTATAGAGACCAAAGACATTTCTTTGGCAGGAAGAATTATAGCCGCTTTCCCCGATTTTCTTAAAGAAGACCAAAAAATAGCAGATGACTTGGAAGAGTTAGGTGCTTTGGCTAAAAAACCAGAAGCTAATATTATTAAGCTTCCCAATATTAGTGCTTCAGTTCCTCAACTTAAAGAAGCCATTAAAGAACTTCAGGATAAAGGTTATGATTTACCTAATTATCCGGACGAGCCCACCAACGAAACGGAAGAGGCCATAAAAAACAGATATCACAAAGTTAAAGGTAGTGCGGTAAACCCAGTGTTACGAGAAGGAAACTCCGACCGTAGAGCACCTAGAGCCGTAAAAAACTACGCAAAACAAAACCCACATTCAATGGGAGCTTGGAGTTCCGATTCCAAAACTCATGTGGCCACCATGGACCATGGTGATTTTAAAGCCAACGAAAAATCGTTGACATTGCCTTCTGCAACAGATGTAAGAATAGAATTGGCAAAGGATAATGGTGATACCGTTGTTCTTAAAGAAAAGATATCTCTTTTAGAAGGTGAAATTATAGATGCTACCGTTTTAAGCAAAAATGCTCTTGTTGCATTTCTTAAAGAACAGGTTAAGGATGCCAAAGATCAGGGCGTATTGTTCTCGCTTCACATGAAAGCTACAATGATGAAAGTTTCTGACCCCATTATTTTTGGACATGCAGTTGAAGTTTTCTTTGCGGACGTGTTCAACAAATATGCAGATACTTTTAAAAAGGCCGGTATCCGTGCTAACGACGGGCTGGAAAATCTGTTCGCCAAGCTTAATGATTTACCTGCCGACCAGAAAGAAGCAATTGAAACGGATATTCAAAAAGCTATAAACGAAGGGCCTGATTTGGCCATGGTAAATTCCGATAAAGGTATTACCAACCTTCATGTACCTTCCGATATTATTATTGATGCTTCTATGCCCGCAATGATCCGTAACTCGGGTCAAATGTGGAACGCAGAAGGTAAACCTCAAGATACAAAAGCGGTTATACCGGATAGCAGTTATGCTGAAATCTATTCCGCAACCATTGATTTCTGTAAAGAACATGGTGCTTTTGATCCAACAACTATGGGAACGGTCCCCAATGTAGGTCTAATGGCCCAAAAAGCGGAAGAATACGGTTCTCATGATAAAACTTTTGAAATTAGTACAGCCGGAACCGTAAAGGTGGTTGATACCAATTCTGGGGAAACATTAAAAGAACATACTGTTGAAGCGGGCGATATCTGGCGTATGTGCCAAGTAAAAGATGCTCCTATTCAGGATTGGATCAAACTAGCCGTTTCAAGAGCTAGAGCCACCAATGATCCTGCAGTCTTTTGGTTAGATGAAGACCGTGCACATGATGCCGAGCTTATTAAAAAAGTGAATGCTTATTTACCCAACTTCGATACGGCCGGGTTAGACATTCGTATTCTTTCTCCTAAGAAAGCTACCGAGTTTACACTTGCTAGAATGAAAGAAGGGAAAGACACTATTTCTGTTTCAGGAAATGTTCTTAGAGATTACCTAACCGACCTTTTTCCGATTCTTGAAGTTGGAACCAGTGCTAAGATGCTTTCTATCGTTCCTTTAATGAACGGAGGAGGTCTATTTGAAACTGGTGCGGGTGGTTCAGCGCCAAAACATGTGGAGCAATTCTTAGAGGAAGGCCATTTACGATGGGATTCTTTAGGAGAGTTCCTTGCCCTTGGCGTTTCATTGGATTTTTATGGAGAAAAGAACGAAAACGAAAAAGCTAGAATTTTAGGTGATGCTTTGGATAGCGCAACCGAAAAATTCTTGATCAATGATAAATCACCTTCAAGAAAGGTAAAGGAAATAGATACCAGAGGAAGTCATTTTTACTTGGCAATGTACTGGGCAGAAGCCTTAGCCAACCAATCAAAAGATGCAGAGCTACAAGCAACTTTCAAAAAGGTTTATGAAGCTATTGAAAGTCAAGAGTCAACAATTATAGATGAGTTGATAAAGGCTCAGGGGCAGGCTCAGGAAATTGGTGGTTACTATAAGCCGAACCAAGAGCTGGCAGCCAAGGCAATGCGACCGAGCCAAACTTTCAATTCTATTTTAGACACACTCTAA
- a CDS encoding TonB-dependent receptor has protein sequence MNPLKKVILSGFLLFSIFTYAQERYTLSGTISEASSNETLIGVTIAFPELQTGVTTNEYGFYSITIPKGEYQLQVSYLGFQDIVQTITLDSDQKMNFSLQESAEQLQEVIVTKDVEKMDVRKPQMSVNSLSVGTIKKIPVILGEADVIKSILLLPGVTNAGEGSSGFNVRGGAVDQNLILLDEATIFNSSHLFGFFSVFNPDAIKDIKLYKGGIPARYGGRVSSVLDIFQKEGNSKKIKVNGGIGAVASRLLVEGPIKKDKAAFLVGGRASYAHLFLPLFDVDNTAYFYDLNTKLSYNLNDNNSIFLSGYFGRDVFSISDSFVNTYGNAVGNFRWNHLFSDKLFSNLSLIYSNYYYGLKLDFVGFDWNSGIENFNIKYDLKHYVNDKFQINYGLNNIYYRFNPGKIEPSNEDSGIVEEQLTQKYANEFAAYIDVEHDITKNLSLNYGLRFSNFVRLGQDEVNVYFNDSPVNFDPVLNVYQEGLVIDTYSVKKSGSLATFNNLEPRISLAYTINNTSSVKASYTRLAQYLHLLSNTSSPTPLDVWTPSGPFIKPQLLNQYAIGYFKNFKEGEYSIETEAFYKNVENRIDYIDGANLIANDAIEQVILNGEARAYGLEFLFRKNEGKFQGWLAYTLSKSEQRTPGRTVELNDGTTFKESGINAGGWYNTPYDKTHDVSLYGSYDLNEKWNFNTNFVFQTGQPTNYPIGQFNFQGLTVPYYGLRNEERLPAYHRMDISATLTPKKNRNRKWQTEWVFSIYNVYNRRNAASISFSRNEDTGVNEAVRTSIFGVVPAVTYNFKF, from the coding sequence ATGAACCCACTCAAAAAGGTCATTTTATCAGGTTTCCTTCTTTTTTCCATATTTACATACGCCCAAGAGCGATATACTTTAAGCGGAACCATTTCCGAGGCCTCCAGTAACGAAACCCTTATTGGGGTTACTATTGCGTTTCCCGAACTACAAACGGGTGTTACCACAAATGAATATGGGTTTTATTCCATAACTATTCCAAAGGGCGAATACCAACTACAAGTATCCTACTTGGGTTTTCAAGATATTGTCCAGACCATAACTTTGGATTCGGACCAAAAAATGAATTTTTCGTTACAAGAGTCCGCGGAACAATTGCAAGAAGTTATAGTTACCAAAGATGTTGAGAAAATGGATGTGCGCAAACCTCAGATGAGCGTGAACTCTCTTTCCGTGGGTACAATCAAAAAAATTCCCGTTATTTTAGGAGAGGCAGACGTTATCAAATCCATTCTTTTGCTACCGGGCGTAACCAATGCCGGCGAAGGCTCCTCTGGCTTTAATGTTCGTGGCGGAGCGGTAGACCAGAATTTAATTCTCTTAGATGAAGCTACAATTTTTAACTCTTCGCATTTATTCGGATTTTTCTCGGTTTTTAATCCAGATGCTATAAAAGACATCAAATTATACAAAGGAGGTATCCCTGCACGGTATGGCGGAAGAGTTTCTTCCGTTCTTGATATTTTTCAGAAAGAGGGCAATAGTAAAAAAATTAAGGTAAACGGTGGTATTGGTGCCGTGGCCAGCCGTTTGTTGGTTGAAGGTCCCATTAAAAAAGATAAAGCAGCCTTTCTAGTTGGTGGTCGTGCCTCATATGCCCATTTGTTCCTACCTCTTTTTGACGTGGACAATACGGCATACTTCTACGACCTGAACACCAAACTAAGCTACAATCTAAATGATAACAACAGTATTTTCTTATCGGGGTATTTTGGTCGTGATGTTTTTAGTATTAGCGATAGTTTTGTGAACACCTATGGAAATGCCGTTGGAAATTTCAGATGGAATCACTTGTTTTCGGACAAACTCTTTTCCAACCTTTCTTTAATTTATTCGAATTATTATTACGGTCTAAAATTAGACTTTGTAGGTTTCGATTGGAACTCAGGCATTGAAAATTTCAATATTAAGTACGACTTGAAACACTATGTGAACGACAAGTTTCAAATCAATTATGGCCTCAACAATATTTATTATCGCTTTAACCCTGGTAAAATAGAGCCCAGTAATGAAGATTCAGGCATTGTTGAAGAGCAATTAACCCAAAAATATGCAAATGAGTTTGCCGCTTACATTGATGTTGAGCATGATATTACAAAAAACCTGAGCCTTAATTACGGACTTCGTTTTAGTAATTTTGTTCGTTTAGGTCAAGATGAAGTAAATGTGTATTTCAATGACAGTCCCGTTAATTTTGACCCGGTTTTAAATGTGTACCAAGAAGGACTCGTTATCGATACCTATAGTGTAAAGAAAAGTGGCAGCTTGGCAACTTTCAATAATTTAGAACCCCGTATTTCCCTAGCCTACACCATTAACAACACAAGTTCAGTAAAAGCTAGCTACACCCGCTTGGCACAATACTTACATTTATTATCCAATACAAGTTCCCCTACTCCACTGGATGTTTGGACACCTAGCGGACCGTTCATTAAACCCCAACTTTTGAACCAGTATGCTATAGGGTATTTTAAAAATTTCAAAGAAGGTGAGTATTCCATTGAAACAGAAGCTTTTTATAAGAACGTTGAAAATCGGATTGATTATATAGATGGCGCTAACTTAATAGCCAATGATGCTATTGAACAGGTTATCTTAAATGGAGAAGCACGGGCGTACGGGCTAGAATTTCTATTTAGAAAAAACGAAGGAAAATTTCAGGGATGGCTGGCGTACACCCTATCAAAATCCGAACAAAGAACACCTGGAAGAACCGTTGAGCTAAATGACGGTACTACATTTAAAGAAAGTGGAATTAACGCAGGAGGATGGTATAACACACCTTATGATAAAACCCATGATGTATCTCTTTACGGCAGCTATGACCTTAATGAAAAATGGAATTTCAATACCAATTTTGTTTTCCAGACCGGACAACCCACTAATTACCCTATTGGTCAATTCAACTTTCAAGGATTGACCGTTCCTTATTACGGCCTAAGAAATGAAGAGCGATTGCCCGCTTACCACCGCATGGACATTTCTGCCACGCTAACCCCAAAAAAGAATAGAAATAGAAAATGGCAGACCGAATGGGTCTTTAGTATCTACAATGTATACAACCGCAGGAATGCGGCTTCCATAAGTTTTAGTCGTAACGAAGATACTGGGGTCAATGAAGCGGTCCGTACCTCTATTTTTGGTGTTGTACCTGCGGTAACCTATAATTTTAAATTTTAA
- a CDS encoding DUF4249 family protein has product MKKLIYILCMFLIFTACEDVIDVDVPTDKSRLTVDALMRIDTTQASSTYYAEVKVSASSNFFESIEPAELEQISITNLETEETIALFETFIGSGVYQSQTTIDFMTSGELVLYMEYEDSKYAARTTYVPSVPIRKLVQGDATLFSGEETEIIVAFDDQPNRTDFYLFDFDFNEYLVTEDTFYPGSTFEFSYFYDDDVKDGMEIDISIIGVDRSFYNYMNQLIVQSGGDQGPFQTPSATVQGNIFNVTDVEDLSDLDNLADVVDQENFALGYFAVCQTFDKSITIE; this is encoded by the coding sequence ATGAAAAAATTGATATATATACTCTGTATGTTCCTTATTTTTACAGCTTGTGAAGATGTTATAGATGTAGACGTTCCTACGGATAAGTCTAGGCTTACCGTAGATGCGTTAATGCGAATAGACACCACTCAGGCTTCTTCTACCTATTATGCCGAGGTGAAGGTAAGCGCTTCAAGTAACTTTTTTGAATCCATAGAGCCTGCGGAACTTGAACAAATTAGCATAACCAATCTTGAAACTGAGGAGACCATAGCACTCTTTGAGACTTTTATTGGTAGCGGCGTATATCAAAGTCAAACCACTATAGATTTTATGACCTCTGGCGAATTAGTTCTTTATATGGAATATGAAGACTCTAAATATGCGGCCAGAACCACTTATGTACCATCTGTTCCCATTAGAAAACTGGTACAGGGCGATGCTACTCTTTTTTCGGGAGAAGAAACTGAAATAATTGTAGCGTTTGACGACCAACCCAACCGAACAGATTTTTATCTATTCGATTTTGATTTTAATGAATATCTAGTTACCGAAGATACTTTTTACCCAGGAAGCACCTTTGAATTCTCCTATTTTTATGATGACGATGTCAAAGACGGAATGGAAATAGACATAAGCATTATTGGTGTGGATAGGTCTTTTTACAATTATATGAATCAACTTATTGTTCAATCCGGTGGTGACCAAGGCCCTTTTCAAACCCCATCGGCCACAGTGCAAGGAAACATCTTTAATGTAACCGATGTTGAAGACTTGTCAGACTTAGACAACTTAGCGGACGTTGTGGACCAGGAAAATTTTGCGTTAGGGTATTTTGCGGTCTGCCAAACTTTCGACAAATCCATCACAATTGAATAA
- a CDS encoding DUF6095 family protein — translation MSQKRTDKNLLVKGLKHIAYTIALMFLAPGVIYQAFKNEGHPLYWPVLILGFIFAIAAIGMAFYSLKLIMESLFGKKSIK, via the coding sequence ATGTCTCAGAAGAGAACCGATAAAAACTTACTCGTAAAAGGCCTTAAACATATTGCCTATACCATTGCTCTCATGTTTTTGGCCCCAGGTGTTATTTACCAGGCATTTAAAAATGAGGGTCACCCTTTATACTGGCCTGTTCTTATTTTGGGATTTATTTTTGCCATTGCAGCTATTGGTATGGCTTTCTATAGCTTAAAGCTGATTATGGAATCCCTGTTCGGGAAGAAGAGTATCAAATAA
- a CDS encoding DUF4294 domain-containing protein codes for MKKTLLFLFFVHFVFLGYTQVEEQPLDSVTEKMIIVEGDSIFRNSIDLDEVYLFGKLKFSSYRDKLRYYILRRKTLKVYPYAKLAAERLEELNDSITKIKKRRHQKKYTKEIQKFIEEEFSEELKKLTRTEGQILVKLIYRQTGETAFELVKELRSGWRAFWYNTTASMFKISLKERFQPDQVHEDYLIEDILQRAFAEFKLERQESVLDYDYTQLKNKWGNAGKEN; via the coding sequence ATGAAAAAAACACTCTTGTTTTTATTTTTTGTCCACTTTGTATTTTTGGGGTATACCCAGGTAGAAGAACAACCATTGGATTCGGTAACGGAAAAAATGATTATTGTTGAAGGTGATTCTATTTTTAGAAATTCTATAGACCTCGATGAAGTATATCTTTTTGGAAAACTAAAGTTCAGTTCTTATAGGGATAAATTGCGATATTATATTCTGCGCAGAAAGACCTTAAAAGTATATCCGTATGCCAAGTTGGCCGCTGAACGTCTTGAAGAGTTAAATGATAGCATTACCAAAATAAAGAAAAGAAGACACCAGAAAAAGTACACCAAGGAAATTCAGAAATTTATTGAAGAAGAGTTTTCCGAAGAGTTAAAAAAATTAACCCGTACCGAAGGTCAAATTTTGGTAAAACTAATCTACAGACAGACCGGAGAAACTGCATTTGAGTTGGTAAAGGAGCTGCGTAGCGGTTGGCGTGCTTTTTGGTACAATACTACGGCCAGTATGTTTAAAATAAGCTTAAAGGAGCGGTTTCAGCCGGATCAGGTGCATGAGGATTATCTCATAGAGGATATCCTGCAAAGGGCGTTTGCCGAGTTTAAATTGGAACGTCAAGAATCGGTTTTGGATTATGACTACACGCAGCTAAAGAATAAGTGGGGCAACGCCGGTAAAGAGAATTAA
- a CDS encoding M42 family metallopeptidase — protein sequence MATKKILTKKSLDFFEKYLNNAAPTGYEWEGQKIWMDYLKPYVDTFITDTYGTAVGVINPDAKFKVVIEGHSDEISWYVNYVSDNGLLYVIRNGGSDHQVAPSKWVNIHTKNGIVKGIFGWPAIHTRDKGKETPPKLDNIFIDIGAKDKEEVEKMGVHVGCVITYPDEFQVLNDDKFVCRAIDNRAGGFMIAEVARLLHENKKELPFGLYITNSVQEEIGLRGAEMITQTIKPNVAIITDVCHDTTTPMIDQKTQGHTEIGSGPVISYAPAVQNKLRERILDTAEAKKIPFQRMAASRATGTDTDAFAYSNGGVASALISLPLRYMHTTVETVHRDDVENVIKLIYETLLTIKEGETFSYFD from the coding sequence ATGGCTACAAAGAAAATTCTTACCAAAAAATCACTGGATTTTTTCGAAAAATATTTAAACAATGCGGCTCCAACGGGCTATGAATGGGAAGGTCAAAAAATATGGATGGATTACCTAAAACCATATGTAGACACCTTTATTACTGATACTTACGGCACAGCTGTTGGAGTCATTAACCCAGACGCCAAATTCAAGGTGGTAATAGAAGGCCACTCAGATGAAATTTCTTGGTACGTGAACTATGTTAGTGACAACGGACTTCTTTACGTAATTAGAAACGGAGGTAGCGATCACCAAGTAGCACCCTCAAAATGGGTCAATATTCATACTAAGAACGGAATAGTTAAAGGTATTTTTGGATGGCCTGCCATTCACACACGTGATAAAGGAAAAGAAACACCTCCTAAATTAGATAATATTTTTATTGATATAGGCGCTAAGGACAAAGAAGAAGTAGAAAAAATGGGTGTTCATGTAGGATGTGTTATTACCTACCCAGATGAATTCCAAGTGCTTAATGACGATAAATTTGTTTGTCGTGCTATTGACAACCGTGCCGGTGGTTTTATGATTGCGGAAGTAGCACGTTTGCTTCACGAAAACAAAAAGGAGTTACCTTTTGGACTATACATTACCAACTCCGTTCAAGAAGAAATTGGCCTACGCGGTGCAGAGATGATAACGCAGACTATAAAACCGAACGTAGCCATCATAACAGATGTATGCCATGATACGACGACTCCAATGATCGACCAAAAAACCCAAGGCCATACGGAAATAGGTTCGGGACCAGTAATCTCTTATGCTCCGGCAGTCCAAAATAAACTACGTGAGCGTATCCTTGATACGGCAGAAGCCAAAAAAATACCTTTTCAGCGCATGGCGGCTTCCAGAGCTACGGGTACTGACACCGATGCTTTTGCCTATAGTAACGGTGGTGTAGCTTCTGCACTTATTTCTTTACCGTTGCGTTATATGCACACCACAGTTGAAACGGTTCACAGAGATGATGTAGAAAATGTAATTAAATTGATTTACGAAACACTCTTGACCATAAAAGAAGGAGAAACTTTCAGTTATTTCGATTAA
- a CDS encoding NUDIX hydrolase — MDELIDILDSDGNYTTKTAMKSEAHRKGWFHPTVHVWFYTMDGRVLIQQRSKTKDVFPLLWDVSVAGHIGAGEDIEISAVREIEEEIGLTITPETLEKIGVFKSVHQHSENLLDCEYHHTFLCELKVPFQELKKQESEVENLALISLIQFSQETWGLAHTQKYVPHSTAYYKTIIKTIKHRLSQ; from the coding sequence ATGGACGAGCTAATTGATATACTAGATTCCGACGGAAATTACACGACCAAAACGGCAATGAAATCCGAAGCACATCGTAAAGGATGGTTTCACCCTACCGTCCATGTTTGGTTCTACACGATGGATGGCCGAGTTCTAATTCAACAAAGGTCCAAAACAAAAGATGTCTTCCCTCTTCTCTGGGATGTCTCTGTTGCCGGACATATTGGTGCCGGTGAGGATATTGAAATTTCTGCAGTTAGAGAAATTGAGGAAGAAATAGGGCTGACCATTACCCCTGAAACACTAGAAAAAATAGGTGTTTTTAAATCGGTTCACCAACATTCCGAAAATTTACTGGATTGCGAATATCACCACACATTTTTATGTGAACTAAAAGTTCCGTTTCAGGAGCTCAAGAAACAAGAAAGCGAAGTAGAAAACCTCGCTTTAATTTCGCTTATTCAATTTTCTCAAGAAACTTGGGGTCTAGCCCATACACAAAAGTATGTTCCACATAGCACTGCGTATTACAAGACCATAATCAAAACCATAAAACATAGATTATCACAGTGA